The following coding sequences lie in one Rutidosis leptorrhynchoides isolate AG116_Rl617_1_P2 chromosome 6, CSIRO_AGI_Rlap_v1, whole genome shotgun sequence genomic window:
- the LOC139856166 gene encoding NEP1-interacting protein 2-like encodes MADFQLKPVLNVINIVFMTIFTCTVALGGAVVGIIIGALKGQTTETGMVRGAGVGAVTGAITALQLVEMTANGEHFSKVALLDSLLNGKVFIEWVSPAVLKAYQWQTSATEMGFTDIFDVDNNVAKGLSKDAINKLPKCTFDNSWKAIHRDEKCKETICAICLQDFENEEEGRKLPSCRHVFHLKCIDEWLIRQGSCPICRRDV; translated from the exons ATGGCTGATTTTCAACTCAAGCCTGTTTTAAATGTTATAAACATAGTCTTCATGACTATCTTCACTTGTACCGTTGCTTTAG GAGGGGCGGTTGTTGGGATAATCATTGGCGCATTAAAAGGGCAAACGACAGAAACCGGAATGGTTCGTGGTGCGGGTGTGGGTGCAGTCACTGGTGCGATCACAGCATTGCAGCTCGTTGAAATGACCGCTAATGGCGAACATTTTTCTAAG GTGGCACTGTTAGATAGTCTTCTGAATGGGAAAGTGTTCATCGAGTGGGTGAGTCCTGCTGTACTTAAAGCTTATCAATGGCAG ACTAGTGCTACCGAGATGGGTTTTACAGACATATTCGATGTTGATAACAATGTGGCAAAAGGATTATCCAAAGACGCAATAAACAAATTACCAAAATGCACATTCGATAACTCATGGAAAGCGATTCATAGAGACGAAAAATGCAAGGAGACAATTTGCGCAATTTGTTTGCAAGATTTCGAAAACGAGGAAGAAGGAAGAAAGCTACCAAGTTGTAGACACGTATTTCACTTAAAATGCATAGATGAATGGCTAATTAGGCAAGGTTCTTGCCCTATTTGTAGAAGGGATGTGTAG